Proteins encoded within one genomic window of Pristis pectinata isolate sPriPec2 chromosome 5, sPriPec2.1.pri, whole genome shotgun sequence:
- the sec22c gene encoding vesicle-trafficking protein SEC22c isoform X3, giving the protein MSMILFAYVVRVKDGLPLSASTDFEYSRELQECKKHLKMVSKMLGQFPGRGTVKNNQLHIHFTSSQGVAYMTICCSYYPTTMAFCFLEELGMEFVSSFEVAKIQLVSRPYAFLEFDSVIQKIKWHYNYSNRPSLKISVTNIQRELKVTPPRQVNLDDIVVTNGTLNGHLHLCSGSAPNYRLEPVSAVGILSVILNIVCGALNLIRGVHLIEHNFQDGNEEKGSVVAFLVAFITCVLQQRSRLFILSNLCHSKFLDWTSFL; this is encoded by the exons ATGTCTATGATCCTATTTGCCTATGTTGTCCGGGTGAAGGATGGGTTGCCGCTTTCTGCTTCCACAGACTTTGAATACAGTAGGGAATTGCAAGAATGTAAAAAGCATCTGAAGATGGTGTCCAAAATGCTTGGGCAATTTCCTGGCCGTGGAACTGTGAAGAACAATCAGCTTCACATACA ttttactTCTTCACAGGGTGTTGCCTACATGACCATCTGCTGTAGCTACTATCCCACAACGATGGCGTTTTGTTTCCTAGAGGAACTTGGAATGGAGTTTGTTTCTTCCTTTGAAGTTGCTAAAATCCAGCTGGTATCAAGACCCTATGCTTTTCTTGAATTTG ACAGTGTGATACAGAAGATAAAATGGCATTATAATTATTCAAACCGTCCATCGTTAAAGATCAGTGTGACAAATATCCAGAGGGAGCTAAAGGTGACGCCTCCCCGACAGGTGAATCTGGATGATATTGTGGTTACCAATGGGACACTGAATGGACATCTGCATTTATGTTCTGGCTCTG CACCCAACTACAGACTGGAGCCCGTGAGTGCAGTTGGGATCCTCTCAGTTATCCTTAATATTGTATGTGGAGCTCTCAATTTGATCCGTGGAGTTCACCTCATTGAACACAACTTTCAG GACGGTAATGAAGAAAAGGGATCAGTTGTTGCATTTCTTGTAGCTTTTATTACCTGTGTACTTCAG cagagaagcaggctcTTCATTCTGTCAAATCTGTGCCACAGCAAGTTTTTGGATTGGACTTCATTTCTCTGA
- the sec22c gene encoding vesicle-trafficking protein SEC22c isoform X4 has protein sequence MSMILFAYVVRVKDGLPLSASTDFEYSRELQECKKHLKMVSKMLGQFPGRGTVKNNQLHIHFTSSQGVAYMTICCSYYPTTMAFCFLEELGMEFVSSFEVAKIQLVSRPYAFLEFDSVIQKIKWHYNYSNRPSLKISVTNIQRELKVTPPRQVNLDDIVVTNGTLNGHLHLCSGSAPNYRLEPVSAVGILSVILNIVCGALNLIRGVHLIEHNFQDGNEEKGSVVAFLVAFITCVLQMLPDLLSVSSTLL, from the exons ATGTCTATGATCCTATTTGCCTATGTTGTCCGGGTGAAGGATGGGTTGCCGCTTTCTGCTTCCACAGACTTTGAATACAGTAGGGAATTGCAAGAATGTAAAAAGCATCTGAAGATGGTGTCCAAAATGCTTGGGCAATTTCCTGGCCGTGGAACTGTGAAGAACAATCAGCTTCACATACA ttttactTCTTCACAGGGTGTTGCCTACATGACCATCTGCTGTAGCTACTATCCCACAACGATGGCGTTTTGTTTCCTAGAGGAACTTGGAATGGAGTTTGTTTCTTCCTTTGAAGTTGCTAAAATCCAGCTGGTATCAAGACCCTATGCTTTTCTTGAATTTG ACAGTGTGATACAGAAGATAAAATGGCATTATAATTATTCAAACCGTCCATCGTTAAAGATCAGTGTGACAAATATCCAGAGGGAGCTAAAGGTGACGCCTCCCCGACAGGTGAATCTGGATGATATTGTGGTTACCAATGGGACACTGAATGGACATCTGCATTTATGTTCTGGCTCTG CACCCAACTACAGACTGGAGCCCGTGAGTGCAGTTGGGATCCTCTCAGTTATCCTTAATATTGTATGTGGAGCTCTCAATTTGATCCGTGGAGTTCACCTCATTGAACACAACTTTCAG GACGGTAATGAAGAAAAGGGATCAGTTGTTGCATTTCTTGTAGCTTTTATTACCTGTGTACTTCAG
- the sec22c gene encoding vesicle-trafficking protein SEC22c isoform X2 produces MSMILFAYVVRVKDGLPLSASTDFEYSRELQECKKHLKMVSKMLGQFPGRGTVKNNQLHIHFTSSQGVAYMTICCSYYPTTMAFCFLEELGMEFVSSFEVAKIQLVSRPYAFLEFDSVIQKIKWHYNYSNRPSLKISVTNIQRELKVTPPRQVNLDDIVVTNGTLNGHLHLCSGSAPNYRLEPVSAVGILSVILNIVCGALNLIRGVHLIEHNFQDGNEEKGSVVAFLVAFITCVLQCYLYLFYVSARMIKAPGALALICICNFYLFGLRNFWQILFHLGVACLSTHQILSRKLTERLADCGV; encoded by the exons ATGTCTATGATCCTATTTGCCTATGTTGTCCGGGTGAAGGATGGGTTGCCGCTTTCTGCTTCCACAGACTTTGAATACAGTAGGGAATTGCAAGAATGTAAAAAGCATCTGAAGATGGTGTCCAAAATGCTTGGGCAATTTCCTGGCCGTGGAACTGTGAAGAACAATCAGCTTCACATACA ttttactTCTTCACAGGGTGTTGCCTACATGACCATCTGCTGTAGCTACTATCCCACAACGATGGCGTTTTGTTTCCTAGAGGAACTTGGAATGGAGTTTGTTTCTTCCTTTGAAGTTGCTAAAATCCAGCTGGTATCAAGACCCTATGCTTTTCTTGAATTTG ACAGTGTGATACAGAAGATAAAATGGCATTATAATTATTCAAACCGTCCATCGTTAAAGATCAGTGTGACAAATATCCAGAGGGAGCTAAAGGTGACGCCTCCCCGACAGGTGAATCTGGATGATATTGTGGTTACCAATGGGACACTGAATGGACATCTGCATTTATGTTCTGGCTCTG CACCCAACTACAGACTGGAGCCCGTGAGTGCAGTTGGGATCCTCTCAGTTATCCTTAATATTGTATGTGGAGCTCTCAATTTGATCCGTGGAGTTCACCTCATTGAACACAACTTTCAG GACGGTAATGAAGAAAAGGGATCAGTTGTTGCATTTCTTGTAGCTTTTATTACCTGTGTACTTCAG TGTTACCTGTACCTCTTCTATGTCTCGGCCAGGATGATCAAGGCACCTGGAGCACTGGCTCTTATTTGTATatgcaatttttatttatttgggcTGAGGAACTTTTGGCAAATCCTCTTCCACTTAGGGGTGGCTTGTCTATCCACACATCAGATATTGTCAAGGAAGCTCACAGAGAGACTAGCTGACTGTGGAGTCTGA